The Alistipes sp. ZOR0009 genome segment AACCGTATAAGAGGAAGTGTTGCTGGCTTATTTCTTTGGCGCAAAAAAGTAACCAAAAAACATGGTGGAAATTAACTCGCACCGTCGGCTTATGGGTTCTTGGTGCTTTGAAGTAGGATTGTAGAACGATTGAGATTTGCTCATTTGGGAATGAGCTGCTTTCCGAGCGTTGCTTAAACAGGTATTGCGATATGAGGTATGAGATTTTTCGCCGTTGGTTGTGTGGCTTCGCCACGGGGGGGACGGATGGGAGGTAGGCTGTTTTTTTGTGTAATTGTGGCCGAATGAAACTTTTTTATGAAAAGAGGGGAAAAAGGTATTGAGATATGCGATTTGAGATATGCGACTTCTTTGCTGATGGTTGCATATAATGTCTTGCATGCAGCATCTGTATCGAGGAAGTCCTAATCCAACTGATAACGCTATAGCTTAGAAAATGTACCATCAGCCTCCTGATTCTAGAGGCGGTTGGCGGTTTTACGGTTGTTCTAGGGCTACCGCCATGAGTGGTTAATAGTATTTGTCAATTCCGCCAAATCCCTGGATAAGCTTATTGTCTCGTGTTTTTTGAATAAAGTTTGTTAGCCGTTTAGTAAACTCCTCTGGTCGCTTTCTTGCGCTGTCGATATAGGCAACTCGAATTCGCTTATACGGTTCTGAAAGCTTTAAGTAGTGGTTCCAGGTCGCTTCGTCTTTTCTGATTTCGGCTAAGATATCTTCGGGAAAGACAAACTCCCGCGAGGTAATCTCTAAAACTGTTTGATGCAGCGTATGATGGATTAGGTTGTTTTCGGCTAGCCATTTCAGCCGCTCTATATTGGGTTGCGAATAGCTGCTTTTGGCTTTCCTAGGCGTAAATCGCTGAATGGAGTGGTCCTTGTCGAGCGTTTTGTTGGTGCTGTCTATCCACCCAAAGCAGAGGGCTTCCTCCACCGCATCGTTGTATTGAATACGCTCTTCGCCAGACGACTTTTTTGCATACACCAGCCACGCCTCCTTTTCGATGTTGAAGTTCTGTTGAAGCCAGCTTCTCCACGCTGCTCTTGTTTTAAGGTTAAGAATATTTTCCTCCGTCATGCTACGTTATTGTGTGGGCTAAAATTACTTCTAAATGGGGCACTTTGCAATGGCTGTCAACAGATGGGCATGGATAAAACGTAGCTGTGTGTGATGCTAGCTTACGACTAGCGTTGTTAGTCGTAGACTCCTTTCTAAGCGTGCTCCTTTTCTGTCCTTATCCATAAGCCTTGGCTGTTTGAGCGTAGCGAGGTGTCTCCTTTATTATAGCCAGCTCTTATTTTCTATCATTACTTGTTGTCGTGAAAAGCAATGCTGTTATGCTAAAATTTTGCTTTACAAGCAGGGTAAAGAAGTACCGTACCTTGCCCTGCAGTCTGACAGTTTGATCTTAATAGGAACTTACATTCTTTTTTTGAAAGCCAATATCTTGTATTTACGCTGTCAGCCAAACAGTAAATTAATTCGAATGCAGGTTTGTGTTTGTGGATGCCACTTTCTATTTCCTTCTCGACTAATCTCTTGTCGGGTGTCAAAAAGTAAAAACGATCTTTATTTATTGGCAAGTCGGTTGTTTTATATATAAGTTTAGGGTCATCAGCATTATTAAATCGCCTATCTTCCCAGTGAATTTCACTTTTCTGATTATTAAGTGTCTCTTCAATTTGCTCTTTGAAGTCAGGTACACTTTCATTTCCACGAATTAGTAAGACGCTGTCCCATTCAAAATCAGTTATTGCTGCGAGATCCAATGTGTCTGTACCATTTCTTATTGCATTTATTTGTCCTTGGTCAATCCTGTCATAAAATCGGCTTTCAAAACTATTACAACCCGTTAAAATGATTACTACCAATAATATCGATATGTGTATTGCTTGTTTCATGTTTTGCTGTCTTTCTAAAATTGGCTATGGTGCTTGTTAGCGGGTGCAATTTTTCCTCCATCTATTATTAAAGGTACAGTCCAGATTTGTCTAGTAGGTTTTCCATATAAGTATGCAGGCTCCCACAATGGCATTCCTTTAATTGCTTTAATGATTTTTTCATCAATACATTTAGAAAAGCCTCTGAATATTTCAACCTTAGCGACTTTACCTAAGCTACTTATGTCAAGTTGCATAAAAGCGGTACCTGAATATTCAATATTGCCTATAGATATTGTTGCTAACTTTTCTTCTATATACTTAAATAGCTCATCTTTACCTGCGGGATAATAGGCATCCCGCTTCCAATTTGGAAGCTTTTCTAAGCTATCAGCTATAGCACGAGCCCTATCCAAATAATGATTTCCATACTTTTGTTTTAGCAGTCCATTCATAGTAGAGTCGTAGCAATCATAGTACTTAGAAGGATCTATGAAACGCCAATTTATTTTATAGTATTTACCTAATACG includes the following:
- a CDS encoding YdeI/OmpD-associated family protein, with product MTEENILNLKTRAAWRSWLQQNFNIEKEAWLVYAKKSSGEERIQYNDAVEEALCFGWIDSTNKTLDKDHSIQRFTPRKAKSSYSQPNIERLKWLAENNLIHHTLHQTVLEITSREFVFPEDILAEIRKDEATWNHYLKLSEPYKRIRVAYIDSARKRPEEFTKRLTNFIQKTRDNKLIQGFGGIDKYY
- a CDS encoding energy transducer TonB; translated protein: MRKTLSILLLLLAGGIAHSQNGCEKAIKQARSDFRKSRYYFHSEELLPVENTYLYVLGKYYKINWRFIDPSKYYDCYDSTMNGLLKQKYGNHYLDRARAIADSLEKLPNWKRDAYYPAGKDELFKYIEEKLATISIGNIEYSGTAFMQLDISSLGKVAKVEIFRGFSKCIDEKIIKAIKGMPLWEPAYLYGKPTRQIWTVPLIIDGGKIAPANKHHSQF